The sequence below is a genomic window from Cicer arietinum cultivar CDC Frontier isolate Library 1 chromosome 6, Cicar.CDCFrontier_v2.0, whole genome shotgun sequence.
CACCCTCCAACGCGTTTCTCGATAAGTCCAAAAACGCCAGGTTCAGATTCGCCAGCGACGCCGGAATCTTCCCGGAGAGTTTGTTTCTCGACAGAGTCAACCCTGTAAAGAGGGTTTTTGAGAAAGAGCCGTACGACTCCGGTATTGCTCCGGTGAGTTGGTTACTGTCGAAGGAGATTCCGCCGAGGACTGGGAGAGACGAGAGAGAAGCGGGGAGGGGACCAGTGAGTTTGTTGTTAGTGAATGTTATGGTTACGAGGGTTTTGATCTGGGAGAGGATGCCGGGTATCTCGCCGGAGATGTTGGTGTTGCGGATGGTAAGGTACCGGAGTATTGTGAGGTTGACGATTGACGGCGGGATAGGTCCGACGAGGTTGGGGATGTTGGCGAGAGAGAGTAAGGTGAGGGCAGGGAGGTTGGTGATGGAGGGTGGAATAGGGTATGGTTGAGAGAGTTGGAGGTCGGAGAGGTCGAGGTCGGTGATGCGGTAAGTTGGTGTGAATGTGTCGCATGAAGCACCTTGCCATGTGGTGTTGCAACAATCAGTGGTTGGGTCCCATGAAGAGAGTTGAGATGGGTTGCCTAATTGTTTCTTGATTTGGAGGAGGGCATTTTTGTCATTTGGGTTGCAAATTTGTGAGAGTGATGGAATGAAGTGGTATGTGGTTAGGATTAGGAGGAGTAGTAGTATGGTTGAGGGGAACTGCGTTTGCATGGTTGATGATGATAATATTTTGTTCTTCATTTCTTTTCACTAGAATGCACGAGGAGGGATAGCCTTTCTATTGCAcaatggatatatatatatatatatatagaagactAATGTTTTGATGTACACAACTAAACCCATCCCATATATATCTAAActgaaaaaaagaaatagagaaagTAATATGATAAGTGTCATATGTATGTTCGTAATGTAATACGAagagaaacaataaaaaataaagtattaaatgTAGAGTTGTTTATAGAGATATcatatctatataaaaaaaacagttATTATATCCGATTATATAACcgacatttttttcaaaatttttaaaaataaaataatttgcttttttataattaaaaaatagtttgaaaaaaaatttacttgaaaataaatgaatattatttttataaaaaatttgtttggaaaaaattttaatttcttttttttagaaattttgatgaagattggttaaaacaatAGTATAAatatctgattttttttaaaattgattatggaTATGAATATGATTTGATCGTAAAACTGGTTGATttgtacaactttaattaaataaatatataaatacttaAATATAAGACTTGTACGTAGAATTGTAGGTTAgtaaatatatttagtttatacattaaattataaaaattaaatgtatttcACTATTATCCAATTAATAAATACTCTATTTCATCCTCATTAATtcttgtttttataaataattttaaaacaacaaCTTAATTTATAACCATAGGTAAAAAGCTACCtcgtttttgtcttttttatatacaaaattatcCTTCACATACAGTTACgttgaaataaatttaaaaattatttatagttgTTTAATATGGCTTTCCATTTAACTCGATTCTTCTCGATGAAATCAGTttctaaaaacaaattaatcaactgcataaaatgtaattaattgtttttttaaaaaaaaaaaaaaaaaaaagaaaagtaaaatacatATATGTGTGTGTTAACACAATAAAAAAGCAGTTAGACAATAGACACAAGTATGAACAGAGATATATACTATAAAAATAAGTGAATGAGATATCAagagaaaatatgaaaaataagtaGTGGTTGTGGTAAAACCAAATATCTTATGTATGATATTATTTATGGATCCCACATTTATCCATTTTGTAaacaacaattatatttttttttggatttttataactttttatattcattcaatactttattttctcttaatttttttttatttattacatcaCCAACATATCACATTTATCATAGAAACCTCTCTATTTCATTTTTTCTCAATGTGTCAAAAGCTTGTAAGAATgtttcataataatttttttgtaaatatagtattttgttaaattcctaactaattttgttattttataaaaaataattattgtaaaaataaaatgatataaagtTATTGATGAATTCATTtagtaaatatttattgaaGGGTTGAGTTGAAGATATTGAATGTTTATTGAAtatcatcattaaaaaaatatacaataaattatttgtgCAACTAGCATTCAAATAAAGACAAATTTTAATGTGGACCATGATATACGATagactaattttaaaaatgtttaaaacttcaataactacaaatatcatttttttaagtaaatgttaataattatttttatttttattattgagttaatgacttaaatgatagatattaatattgattaaaataaaaataaataaaaatgtatttcattttgAATCGAAATCAATCAAATCATTGTCTTATTCATAAAAAAGAGAAAGGTTACAAACTATTATTTCTGAGAGTATCGTCAATCgtggttaatattttttaaatattaggtCATAATTGACCCCTTGTAAAGGTAGTACAGGGTAAAACTTACTTTAAATGAAAGAGTATTAATGTGAATGCTTTAAGGCAATTATAACATGGAGAATAGTCTACCAAGAAGTGATTTTAAAACATCCGACTCTTAGACGTAAAATATTGTTGATCAACTTTATTTATTGACTGAAATAATGacttaaataatattgatttgataaaaatacagaaaaataaaatatatatttcatattaaattgacgtcaattgaattattatcttatttataaagataaagacaatcacaaattattattttactattttgacCCTTTTAGATTCTAATTTGTTAagatttgattgattttggataATTTTACTTGTGCAGGAGGGAATTTGAAATTTGCTAATGGAAtggtaaaatattaaattccTTAAcattattttgtgttgaatagaattaattaatttaagaaacTAAATGTTGAATATGTTTGCAATATATTGGGTGATTACAAGATTATTCAATCAGGTGGATCATGTTTCTACCCCAACCCACCATTGAATCATGCCTCTGCTATAATGAATCAGTATTAtgcaaaaaatagaaaaaaaaccATTGGAACTTCAACTTCTCTACCTCTGCTCTCATTGTTCTTATTGAACCAAGTAAGCCCTTTATTGAATGATTAGTTTTAGTGCACGTTCACGTGTGAAGCCTTCAGCAAGTGAACGTGTACTGAAACTAAACATTGAATATGCTGGCAATATGTTGGGTGATTGTAAGATTATTCAATCAGGTGGATCATGTTTCTACCCCAACCCACCATTGAATCATGCATGTGCTATAATGAATCAGTACTATGcaaaaaatggagaaaaaaacCCTTGGAACTGCAACTTCTCTACCTCTGCTCTCATtgttcttactgaaccaagtaAGCCCTTTATTGAATGATTAGTTTTAGCGCACGTTCACGTGCGAAGCCTTCAGCAAGTGAACGTGTATTAAAACTAAACATTGAATATGCTGGCAATATGTTGGGTGATTGTAAGATTATTCAATCAGGTGGATCATGTTTTTTTCCCAACCCACCATTGAATCATGCATCTGCTATAATGAATCAGTACTAtgtaaaaaatggaaaaaaaaccCTTGGAACTGCAACTTCTCTACCTCTGCTCTCATtgttcttactgaaccaagtaAGCCCTTTATTGAATGATTAGTTTTAGTGCATGTTCATGTGCGAAGCCTTCAGCAAGTGAACGTGTACTCAATCTTAACATTGAATATACTTGCAATATGTTGCCTAGTTGCAAGATGATTCAATCAGGTGGGTCATGTTTCTACCCCAACACACCAATAAACCATGCATCTACTGTAATGAATCACTACTATGCAAACAATGGAAGAAACCTTTGGAACTGCAACNNNNNNNNNNNNNNNNNNNNNNNNNNNNNNNNNNNNNNNNNNNNNNNNNNNNNNNNNNNNNNNNNNNNNNNNNNNNNNNNNNNNNNNNNNNNNNNNNNNNNNNNNNNNNNNNNNNNNNNNNNNNNNNNNNNNNNNNNNNNNNNNNNNNNNNNNNNNNNNNNNNNNNNNNNNNNNNNNNNNNNNNNNNNNNNNNNNNNNNNNNNNNNNNNNNNNNNNNNNNNNNNNNNNNNNNNNNNNNNNNNNNNNNNNNNNNNNNNNNNNNNNNNNNNNNNNNNNNNNNNNNNNNNNNNNNNNNNNNNNNNNNNNNNNNNNNNNNNNNNNNNNNNNNNNNNNNNNNNNNNNNNNNNNNNNNNNNNNNNNNNNNNNNNNNNNNNNNNNNNNNNNNNNNNNNNNNNNNNNNNNNNNNNNNNNNNNNNNNNNNNNNNNNNNNNNNNNNNNNNNNNNNNNNNNNNNNNNNNNNNNNNNNNNNNNNNNNNNNNNNNNNNNNNNNNNNNNNNNNNNNNNNNNNNNNNNNNNNNNNNNNNNNNNNNNNNNNNNNNNNNNNNNAGCCCTTTATTGAATGATTAGTTTTAGTGCATGTTCATGTGCGAAGCCTTCAGCAAGTGAACGTGTACTCAATCTTAACATTGAATATACTTGCAATATGTTGCCTAGTTGCAAGATGATTCAATCAGGTGGGTCATGTTTCTACCCCAACACACCAATAAACCATGCATCTACTGTAATGAATCACTACTATGCAAACAATGGAAGAAACCTTTGGAACTGCAACTTCTTTAACTCTGCTGTCATTGCTCTCACTGACCAAAGtaagcctttttttttttatatataaatggaaCATGTAGCCTTAATGTAAATTTTTGTACATGGATTATTGTTGTGTTAGATGGGATTTTGAAATAGTtcaatttgtttgatttatacaGATTATGGGAGCTGCAAGTATGCTTAGTGGGAATGGCTACGGtggaagaaatatatatatatatatatatattatattgttgcAAATGAATTTTACTTAATTGTTTATCAAACTTCATGAATTTTACTAGGATCGTATCTCTGagatactttattttatttaaataaaaaaaccgaAGTTTgct
It includes:
- the LOC101505245 gene encoding polygalacturonase inhibitor 2-like, which encodes MKNKILSSSTMQTQFPSTILLLLLILTTYHFIPSLSQICNPNDKNALLQIKKQLGNPSQLSSWDPTTDCCNTTWQGASCDTFTPTYRITDLDLSDLQLSQPYPIPPSITNLPALTLLSLANIPNLVGPIPPSIVNLTILRYLTIRNTNISGEIPGILSQIKTLVTITFTNNKLTGPLPASLSSLPVLGGISFDSNQLTGAIPESYGSFSKTLFTGLTLSRNKLSGKIPASLANLNLAFLDLSRNALEGDASVFFGSKKETQQIVLGNNKFGFDFGKVGLSKNLEKLDLRNNKIYGTLPEGLTALKFLHKLNVSSNNLCGQIPSLRFDETSYAHNKCLCGSPLPPCKT